The sequence CCACCGATCTGAGGATGCCCTGGATGGCCACTGAGGGTTTCTGGATGCAGACGGTCAGTTGCTGGATCAGGGGGAAATCCGCCAGCAGCTTGTCAGCGATCAGATTGGCGCAGTCTTCCAGAATGTAAAACTGGCGGGTCTCCAGAATGTGCTTGATCTCCGCGTAGACCTTGGTGTAATCCACCGTATCCTCGAGATGTTTGATCTGGGGATCGATGCTGGGGTCCGTGTGCATATGCACCGTAACGATGAAACGCTGGCCGAGCTTGCGTTCCTCGTCGTGCACGCCGTGAAAACCGTAGAAAACCATATCGTTGAGACGGATGATCATAATTTACCTCCAATCCGCACCTGCAATTTGCCGCCGATCTGGCGGTCGATGTATCTGATAATAAAAAAACTAATCGCCGTGGCGGCGAAAGCAATCCCGATCGAGGCCAACTCAGACAGCCAGGCCCTCGCAAGCATGAAGGCCGCGAACAGGAAGGCCAAGGGCAGC comes from Candidatus Syntrophosphaera sp. and encodes:
- the folB gene encoding dihydroneopterin aldolase, which gives rise to MIIRLNDMVFYGFHGVHDEERKLGQRFIVTVHMHTDPSIDPQIKHLEDTVDYTKVYAEIKHILETRQFYILEDCANLIADKLLADFPLIQQLTVCIQKPSVAIQGILRSVEVELTRSRG